The sequence AGGACGAACATGCAGAGGCTCTCCAGGCTGCACAGGGATAAGCCAATGAAACCGATGGatactgccatcttctggataGAGTTTGTCATGAGACACAAAGGTGCACCTCACCTCAGAGCGCAGTCCTACAGACTACCATGGTATTCCTACCActctgtggatgtgtttttgttcctatCTGGAGCTGTCCTACTTGtgcttttcactgttttcatcttGATGAGGTGTTTGTATACTGCAGTGCGTAAACCCAAAGTGAAAAAAGAGTAAcaagaaattaaaaacagataGACATGAAAAAAAGGTTGTCAaggtttttgtttcatgttatATTCTTGAATATACATAGTTAAGTAACATGTGTAACTGGTTTTCCCTTTCACCTTTGAGTCtgtggttctgtcacagatttgttcctgttaaaagggagtgtttttttctctccactgatgcctatagtgcttgctcattgtgtgatttgttgggtttctctgctctcgatgatgttgtctatgtacagtgccttgagataatgtgattgtgattaggtgctatacaaataaaatcaaattgaattgaattaaatgagTGTTGTGTTAATTACCCAGACAGTGTAAATAGAATACTGAATGCAATTTCACTTCATTAGTCTCAGGGGTTTGCGTAACacccatttttcaaaaatactgacCTGTAGTCTTAATGAAGATCAAAACCCTAGGTTCTTGatgaggctttgtttaggctgtccaaataattTGATATCAATGCAGCGTCCTTGCAGAACATCTTTACAAACCTCTGCGTGTGCGTTTGAATGTATATCCCGTCCCCTTTTCTAAAGAAATTGCTGTTGAATTTGTTAGCTATTtgttaaaacacataaaacctccaacgtaaaaaacaaaacaaaaaacatactttCTTATGAGTAGCTGTGACACATAACATTACATAAAACATTGTGCACTGACTGAGTGAAAGCAAACCCCCGTACATTTATTGCCACTATACACAACACCCACACAACTTGCTCAAATGTCATAAAAGGCAGTTATGTGACGTGATGGAAGCCAACAGCTGAAAAACcctgaacaaaaaacaagaagaaaacttgTTGCTGTGACGCTGCAGCTCTGCCACACCACGGGGATCATGTGCCCTTGGTATGGAGACAAGGATCTTATGTAACTGCCATGAGggtggagcaaaggaaccaggaAGTGTTTTTTAGTGTCACCAGTTCGACTGCAAGTCTTGCcctacattgttttgtttgggtTAAATGAAGTGACAGAAGTGGCAGAACGTTTTCAGCACAAGTTCAGGCATATACCAACTCTGCTTCTGGATTCAGAGGAAAGAGTAAGTTGATGTTGATTTGTTGACAGTAAAGGTCTTATCTGTTTTGTAAGATTATACTTTCTAGAGGAATGAAGATGTGATTTATATCTCACTCTTTGTTGAAGGACTGCACATTTGATTGGCAAGAAAAGAAGTCTTTAGGCTTTTATGCACACAGTGCGGTTGTGGTTTTCCTAGAGGGAAGCTCTTGAACGTTGCTTTATGCAGATTGAACATGGCTGTATAAACACCTTTTTCCCCAGAGAGAATAGTGGTGTAACACAGAATGCATGCAGATCTTAGCTGAGTTCACTAAGCCTAAGTTCACGTGAGGGTAAAAGGCATGTGTGCAGGCAAATGGAGAACACAACATTTGTGTAACTGCAGTCTGTTTTTTAGATTCTCGTTTCAGACATGAAATCATTGAACATGATTTCGTCCCTGATttccctgtccctgtctcttCTGGCTGCGATTATTCCTGCTGCGCGTGGCGGGAACGTTCTGGTGTTCCCACATGACGGCAGCCACTGGGTGAACATGAAGGTTCTGGTTGAGGAGCTGCACTCAAGGGGACACGCGGTGACTGTTATTCGGGTCACAGACAGCTGGTACATCAGCGAAACATCTCCGAGTTACAATACGGTCACGCTGGATATTGCTGCCGGCTTTAACGAGGACTTCTATCGCCTTCTCGTTTCGGAAGTTATCAAAATTAAACGAAACAAGGGCTCTATGTGGGCCCAATTGGCTTTAGCCATGAACTTGAAAGAAAGATTCTATGAATTCCACAAGCAAGTGTGTGAAGTGGTCATGTACATGTTTGAAAATAAGGAATTAATTAAGTCCTTTCAAGATGCCAAGTATGATGTGGTTTTGACAGACCCCGCCAATGGAGGAGGAGTGATGCTAGCTCACTATCTTGGCCTGCCGTTAGTGTTTAACGCTCGATGGACTGTTCACGGTGAGGCTCACTTTGCTATTGCGCCTTCTCCACTTTCCTATGTCCCTCTTCCACCTTCAGAGTTAACTGATGAAATGACTTTCTTTGAGCGGGTcagaaacatgttgttttacatcACCAGGATGCACCTGTACAGACAGATTTCTGCACCGCATTATTCTGCAGTGTCCAAACGCTACTTTGGCCCAGATGTAGACTACTTCTCCCTGTTTCAAGCGGCAGACCTGTGGCTGATGAGGGTGGACTTTGTGTTTGAGTTCCCCCGTCCCACCATGCCTAATGTTGTCTATATGGGTGGGTTCCAGTGCAGACCTGCAAAACCTCTGCCTCAGCACCTGGAGGATTTTGTGCAAAGTTCTGGTGAACATGGAGTCATCATCATGTCTCTGGGGACGTTGATTGGAGATCTTCCCCATGACTTAGATGATGAGATCGCTGCAGCTTTTGCTAAATTACCTCAGAAAGTCATCTGGAGGCATAAAGGTGACAGACCAGCCACTCTGGGCAACAACACTTTACTAGTGGACTGGATGCCACAGAATGACCTCCTGGGACACCCAAAGATGAAACTATTTGTTAGTCACGGAGGAACTAATGGAATTTATGAAGCTATATATCATGGTGTTCCAATTGTGGGCGTTCCCATTGTGTTAGATCAGGCTGATAACCTCTCCAGACTGAAAGCAAGGGGTGTTGCAATGGTTATAGATATTTCTGAATTAGATAGGGAGACATTTCAGACTGCCATACAGGAAGTCCTGAATGAGCCGTCCTACAGGACGAACATGCAGAGGCTCTCCAGTCTGCACAGGGATCAACCAATGAAACCACTGGacactgccatcttctggataGAGTTTGTTATGAGACACAAAGGTGCCGCTCATCTGAGAACAGAGTCCTACAGAATGCCCTGGTATTCCTACCGCTCTGTAGATGTCATATTATTTTTGGTAACAGTTGCATTagttatattgttattattttctggGTTGGTATGGTTCTGCTTCAGATTatgtgtgaagaggaaaatTAAAGGTGACTAAGATTCATTAAATTGGTCACCACGTTAATAGTGAGGGTGCAGGGTTTAACTTTTGGTCTGTTCTTTTAGTTGACTGTAAATattgtgtgtaaaatatgtttggaaaatgtaaaataaaaagaaactgaTAGGTTTGACTGGCATCTTGAATTTGTATGAAACAGAGTTAACACATGGACAAACATGTGCCACAAAAGTAGGTGAAAACACCATCAAGACATATAGGTTTTTCAAGAAGACTGAACTTTCAAATTGACATAAAACTGCAGTTACATCACTGTACCAGGTTAAAAAGCCTCTTCTCTCGTCACCTCTTCTCTTTGGCCTTCACATTAGGATGAGAATAGTCAATCCAAGATACTTCTATCTAGATTTGacctttttactattttattatgtcactattttactcttttacttttatgttgctgtgcctttaaatatgTAAAGCAGTTGACTTTCTTATCACCTGTGCATTTATGAACATATAAATATAGTTCCAAAGTCCTCCCAGAGTGAACCTTGGTGAGACTAGTACATGTTTTGCACTcaggacaaagagaaagacGGTTAAAACTGCTCTAGCTGCCAACACGAGCAAGGTAACATTATCATATTTGAATCTTTTGTCAATATAATTAACAACAATGTTAGTTTCATAGCTTCTGTCTGTTTCCAGAAGTGTATTTCTAAATATGCTTTCTACAATTTTGAATGGTTTTGATTCTGGCAAGTGCTTCTAAAAATGATTGAAAGTGGATAGTAGATAAAGATAGACTAGATATGGTAAATAACCAATTTGACTTAAAAGATATGCATTTAAAACAttgcattcattcatcttctactgctttaggTCGCCAGTGCATCGCAGGGCAACTTCTTGCATTCAAtgtgatttaattaattaaaacatccTCTTTTTTAGAATGAATTGGCCCTGGTTCTGGAGCATTCTCTGCTTGACCTGTTCGGCAACAGTTCATGGTGGTAAAGTACTTGTGTTTCCAATGGACGGGAGCCACTGGGTGAACATGAAAGTCATAATAGAGGAACTACACTCAAGGGGTCACCAGGTGTCTGTTGTGAGAACATCTGACAGCTGGTACATCAAGGAAACCTCCCCGTTCTATACGTCAGTTACACTTGATACTGAATCTGGATTCGATGAAGAGTTTATGACCAAATTCGTGACCCAGTTACTGGAAATCCAAAGAGAAGGGAAATCTGTATGGACACGTTTAGAACTGGAAAAAGAGCAATGGCAGAAAGGTATGGAGATGCAtgacaaaatgtccaaaatgattgagggtatttttgaaaacaaagatgtAGTACAGGCACTACAAGATGCCAAATATGACCTTGTCCTGGCAGATCCTACAGCCCCAACTGGTCTCATTCTCGCCCACTACCTGAGGTTACCGCTCGTGTTTAATGTCAGGTGGACAACTCATGGGGAAGGTCATTTTGCAATTGCACCGTCTCCTGTTTCTTATATTCCAATGACAGGGACTGAGTTTTCAGATAAAATGAGCTTTCTTGAGAGACTTACCAACGTCATTGTTTTTGGCATAAATGAATATTGTATTCAGCAATATATCGCACCACGTTATGACGGCATAATCAAACAATATTTAGGCCCAGATGTGGACTACAAGTCCCTGTTTCAAGCAGCAGACCTGTGGCTGATGAGGGTGGACTTTGTGTTTGAGTTCCCTCGTCCCACCATGCCTAACGTTATCTATATGGGTGGGTTCCAGTGTAAACCTGCAAAACCACTCCCTGGACACCTGGAGGATTTTGTACAGAGTTCTGGTGAACATGGAGTCATCATCATGTCTCTGGGGACTTTGATTGGAGAGATTCCTCATGACTTAGCTGATGAGATCGCTGCAGCTTTTGCTAAATTACCTCAGAAAGTCATCTGGAGGCTTAAAGGTGACAGACCAGCCACTCTGGGCAACAACACTTTACTAGTGGACTGGATGCCACAGAATGACCTCCTGGGACACCCGAAGATTAAACTGTTTGTGGCTCATGG is a genomic window of Solea senegalensis isolate Sse05_10M linkage group LG7, IFAPA_SoseM_1, whole genome shotgun sequence containing:
- the LOC122772517 gene encoding UDP-glucuronosyltransferase 2C1-like; its protein translation is MKSLNMISSLISLSLSLLAAIIPAARGGNVLVFPHDGSHWVNMKVLVEELHSRGHAVTVIRVTDSWYISETSPSYNTVTLDIAAGFNEDFYRLLVSEVIKIKRNKGSMWAQLALAMNLKERFYEFHKQVCEVVMYMFENKELIKSFQDAKYDVVLTDPANGGGVMLAHYLGLPLVFNARWTVHGEAHFAIAPSPLSYVPLPPSELTDEMTFFERVRNMLFYITRMHLYRQISAPHYSAVSKRYFGPDVDYFSLFQAADLWLMRVDFVFEFPRPTMPNVVYMGGFQCRPAKPLPQHLEDFVQSSGEHGVIIMSLGTLIGDLPHDLDDEIAAAFAKLPQKVIWRHKGDRPATLGNNTLLVDWMPQNDLLGHPKMKLFVSHGGTNGIYEAIYHGVPIVGVPIVLDQADNLSRLKARGVAMVIDISELDRETFQTAIQEVLNEPSYRTNMQRLSSLHRDQPMKPLDTAIFWIEFVMRHKGAAHLRTESYRMPWYSYRSVDVILFLVTVALVILLLFSGLVWFCFRLCVKRKIKGD
- the LOC122772518 gene encoding UDP-glucuronosyltransferase 2C1-like; its protein translation is MNWPWFWSILCLTCSATVHGGKVLVFPMDGSHWVNMKVIIEELHSRGHQVSVVRTSDSWYIKETSPFYTSVTLDTESGFDEEFMTKFVTQLLEIQREGKSVWTRLELEKEQWQKGMEMHDKMSKMIEGIFENKDVVQALQDAKYDLVLADPTAPTGLILAHYLRLPLVFNVRWTTHGEGHFAIAPSPVSYIPMTGTEFSDKMSFLERLTNVIVFGINEYCIQQYIAPRYDGIIKQYLGPDVDYKSLFQAADLWLMRVDFVFEFPRPTMPNVIYMGGFQCKPAKPLPGHLEDFVQSSGEHGVIIMSLGTLIGEIPHDLADEIAAAFAKLPQKVIWRLKGDRPATLGNNTLLVDWMPQNDLLGHPKIKLFVAHGGTNGIQEAMYHGVPILGLPLIFDQRDNLLRIEIRGAGKIVDFFTMNGDIFFEGLQEVLKEPSYRMNMQRLSRLHRDKPMQPLDTAIFWIEFVMRHKGAAHLRTESYRMPWYSYHSVDVVLFLVAVVLLILGTFAALIRCLCFKLCLRAKIKSD